A genomic window from Pirellulaceae bacterium includes:
- a CDS encoding PDZ domain-containing protein, whose translation MKSCRLLFLLMFVAQGGTAAELYVDPAGADGNPGTLGQPLATLHRARDVARTIRDQSVDIYLRGGTHYLGDTLKLESIDSGTEQRPVKWQPYPGESPVLSGGSQLQLSWKPFDGQILQVAVPPDFNTDQLFVNGQRLPMARYPNFDSTAQYFNGVAADCISPTRAGRWGDPTGGFFHAMHNSHWGDMHYRITGSDSEGGIRYEGGWQNNRKSMPHAEHRFVENIFEELDAPGEWFHDSKLHRLYLFPPLGVDMRKAHVEAVQLEQLIVFRGDQKTPVHHITLHGLTLTHTARTFMKNREPLLRSDWTTWRGGAVMFDGAEDCDVVGCTIQQVGSNGIFVNGYNRRIKISQTQVREAGASSISFVGNPQALRSPLYNYHQKNKLHQMDRKAGPKTDDYPRDCTVVDCLLTRNGRFEKQTAGVNLCMAAGITVQHCSIYDVPRAGINICDGAFGGHLIEYCDVFDTVKETGDHGSFNSWGRDRFWHPQREETEKWLAQFPEMYRWDAVETTVLRNNRWRCDRGWDIDLDDGSSNYHIYNNLCLSGGIKLREGYERIVENNVLVNNTFHPHVWYRSNGTSFRNNIVFAPYAPAGMKVGNYGSQIDGNFFHQDEAELRPAEELQRLTQADLRSKVGDALFVKPAVADYRVKKESPARQGGFANFEMSGFGVQSERLRAIVRTPVLPGSPEELEIINEGWGQSKVLSPHKRSMKTRWQGALVKNVQTEGEKSAAGLAEVRGVMVLEVAAGSFAQQIGLEPGDVVLKVGQPVADVRLFLAAVERGLDGSVTVWRNQRVQTLEIK comes from the coding sequence ATGAAAAGCTGTCGGCTGTTGTTTTTGTTAATGTTCGTCGCCCAGGGTGGCACGGCTGCCGAGTTGTATGTTGATCCTGCGGGAGCGGATGGGAATCCCGGCACGCTCGGTCAACCGTTAGCGACTCTGCATCGGGCTCGGGACGTCGCACGTACGATTCGAGATCAGTCGGTTGATATTTATCTGCGCGGCGGTACGCATTATTTGGGTGACACGCTGAAGTTGGAATCCATCGACTCTGGGACGGAGCAGCGACCCGTCAAGTGGCAGCCGTATCCCGGAGAAAGCCCGGTGCTCAGTGGTGGAAGTCAGTTGCAGCTGAGTTGGAAGCCGTTCGATGGTCAGATTCTGCAAGTGGCCGTTCCACCCGACTTCAACACCGATCAACTCTTTGTTAATGGACAGCGCTTGCCGATGGCACGCTATCCGAACTTTGACTCTACGGCCCAGTATTTCAATGGAGTAGCAGCGGATTGCATTAGCCCAACACGTGCGGGTCGTTGGGGGGACCCGACCGGTGGGTTTTTTCATGCGATGCACAATAGCCATTGGGGTGACATGCATTATCGGATCACGGGATCTGATTCAGAAGGTGGGATTCGCTATGAGGGAGGGTGGCAGAACAACCGCAAGTCGATGCCTCATGCTGAGCATCGGTTCGTTGAGAATATTTTCGAAGAACTCGATGCACCTGGGGAATGGTTTCACGATAGTAAGTTGCATCGACTGTATTTATTTCCTCCCTTGGGAGTCGACATGCGGAAAGCGCACGTCGAGGCGGTGCAGCTTGAACAGTTAATTGTGTTTCGTGGTGATCAAAAAACACCCGTACACCACATCACACTACATGGACTGACATTGACTCACACAGCTCGCACGTTTATGAAAAACCGCGAACCCTTGCTTCGCAGCGATTGGACCACATGGCGAGGTGGAGCCGTGATGTTTGATGGCGCCGAGGATTGTGACGTGGTTGGATGCACGATCCAGCAAGTGGGAAGTAACGGTATTTTTGTGAATGGATACAATCGCCGCATTAAAATTTCGCAAACCCAAGTACGGGAAGCAGGCGCGAGTTCGATTTCCTTTGTTGGGAATCCGCAGGCGCTGCGCTCGCCTCTTTATAATTATCATCAGAAAAATAAACTTCACCAAATGGATCGGAAAGCCGGTCCGAAAACAGATGATTATCCCCGCGACTGCACGGTTGTCGACTGCCTGCTGACGCGAAATGGTCGCTTTGAAAAACAAACAGCAGGCGTTAATCTCTGCATGGCCGCTGGAATCACGGTGCAGCATTGCAGTATTTATGATGTTCCCAGAGCTGGGATCAATATTTGTGATGGGGCGTTCGGCGGACATCTTATCGAGTATTGTGACGTGTTTGATACCGTGAAGGAGACAGGTGATCATGGCTCGTTCAACTCTTGGGGACGCGATCGGTTCTGGCACCCGCAACGAGAAGAAACTGAAAAGTGGTTGGCGCAGTTTCCGGAAATGTATCGATGGGATGCAGTGGAAACAACCGTGTTGCGAAACAATCGATGGCGCTGTGATCGAGGCTGGGACATCGATCTGGATGATGGGTCGAGTAATTATCACATTTACAATAATCTTTGTTTAAGTGGCGGTATAAAACTGCGGGAAGGTTATGAGCGCATTGTGGAAAACAATGTGTTGGTGAACAACACGTTCCATCCACACGTCTGGTACCGATCGAACGGCACAAGCTTCCGAAACAACATTGTGTTTGCTCCCTATGCACCCGCGGGTATGAAAGTCGGCAACTACGGGTCTCAGATCGACGGGAACTTTTTTCACCAAGATGAAGCTGAGTTGCGACCAGCGGAAGAATTACAACGGTTGACGCAGGCCGACCTGCGGTCCAAGGTAGGTGACGCGCTTTTTGTGAAGCCGGCGGTGGCCGATTATCGCGTCAAAAAAGAATCACCGGCGCGGCAGGGGGGCTTTGCGAATTTTGAGATGAGTGGGTTTGGGGTGCAGTCCGAACGGTTACGGGCAATCGTCAGAACTCCTGTCTTGCCTGGATCACCCGAGGAGCTAGAGATCATCAACGAGGGCTGGGGACAATCGAAGGTGCTTTCGCCCCATAAACGCAGTATGAAAACTCGATGGCAGGGTGCGCTCGTCAAGAATGTACAAACGGAAGGCGAAAAATCTGCTGCGGGTCTCGCTGAGGTACGAGGCGTAATGGTTTTAGAAGTTGCGGCCGGTAGTTTTGCCCAACAGATAGGATTGGAACCAGGCGACGTTGTGTTGAAGGTTGGTCAACCTGTCGCGGATGTCAGGCTGTTCTTGGCGGCAGTCGAGAGGGGTCTTGACGGAAGTGTGACGGTTTGGCGGAATCAGCGAGTGCAAACGTTAGAGATTAAGTAG
- a CDS encoding FG-GAP-like repeat-containing protein produces the protein MVSCKLHGVLPQVSCLMLVCCALTGCDSTSTSHSEPSSHREQPSHREQPGKPLPILPDFEWNELEDGLRAARLPVRLSRDQEKRFAALPVSETGLDFAHNWKPGPDYQLKIYNSLPGGGIGLGDCDGDLLPDVYLTQPNVGSRLYRNLGSFRFEDITEQAGLSGLPQAQGATFIDIDSDGDLDLYVCNSEQPNALFINDGAGHFEDRAREAGLDFQGASVMAAFADYDRDGDLDVYLVTNRVEPTEPPAAPQIRPDGSYFIPEGDREFVDVIVDSEGGRRIVKAAQYDHLYRNEGDGTFTDVSRDAGLVGPYWGLSANWWDFNQDGHLDLYVSNDFYSPDQLYQNNGDGTFTDVAPKALPHTPWYSMGSDVADINNDGWFDLMGSDMSGTSHYKQKASMGDMSTTSWFLTHPTPRQYMRNALYLNTGTDRFMEIAQLAGVANTDWTWSLKFADLDEDGWVDLFVTNGMNRDWTNSDLRNLSNQAKTEAEKIQVWLDSPQRRDPNLAFRNTGDLRFEDMKGQWGLGEARVSYGAALGDLDCDGDLDVIVNNAEEAPAVYRNQTSDSHRITLRLQGETDNRFGLGATVGIKTSDGMQWRQLSNCQGFMASNQPLVHFGVGECERVEELEVIWPNGHRQIYGDLPVDQFYIVTETSTKSLGRKPSVSKQEALFQSVPLLAHVQHEETPFNDYARQPLLPNQLSQLGPGMAWADVDADGDDDLFVAGASGQAGRLLINDGQGGFLEKSAGPWSKEASVEDMAPLFFDSDGDNDLDLYIVSGGVECEPGDEILHDRLYLNDGQGGFERAPRETLPAMKTSGSVVAAADFDRDGDLDLFVGGRVVPGKYPLSPRSYLLQNNGGKFLDVTADLAPGLVRPGLVTSALWSDSDGDQWIDLIVTTEWGPVMRFGNQKGRLEQTQRAFQGTSGWFNSVIPHDFDNDGDLDYAVGNQGWNTKYHASAEQPALLYYGDFEQSGQFHLVEAEFEDETLFPVRGKSCSTNAMPFLGDKFTRFHDFAIASLDEIYTESKLTSAHRYEATLLSSGVWLNQGNDNFEFVPLPVMAQVAPIFGLSVCDANGDAFADLVVAQNFFGPQAETGRADGGVSLLLIGQGNGRFVPLPAHQSGIVVPGDATSLCRVDMNGDACPELCIATNDGPVYVFHRVAPEQQKWTAVRLLGSAGNPRAIGAKVIAHYSQGPVVTNELSAGGGYLSQSPPTLFFTSDSQRRLEQIVVRWPDGTTTTTPMTESDRSIKIEQNQSSQTNSDAASE, from the coding sequence ATGGTTAGTTGTAAGCTCCACGGCGTTCTTCCTCAAGTTTCTTGTTTGATGTTGGTCTGTTGTGCGCTGACCGGCTGTGACTCAACGAGCACCAGTCACAGTGAACCGTCGAGTCACAGGGAACAGCCGAGTCACAGGGAACAGCCGGGCAAGCCTCTTCCAATTCTGCCTGATTTTGAATGGAACGAATTGGAGGATGGCCTACGAGCGGCTCGGTTGCCGGTTCGGCTGTCCCGCGATCAGGAGAAACGGTTTGCTGCGTTGCCCGTCAGCGAGACGGGGTTAGATTTCGCGCACAATTGGAAGCCCGGTCCAGATTATCAGTTGAAAATCTATAATTCGCTGCCCGGTGGTGGGATAGGTCTTGGCGACTGCGACGGAGACCTGTTGCCGGATGTGTATTTGACCCAGCCGAATGTGGGCAGCCGACTCTATCGTAATCTTGGGTCATTTCGGTTTGAGGATATCACGGAACAGGCCGGTTTGTCAGGCCTTCCGCAAGCGCAGGGTGCCACCTTTATAGACATTGACAGCGATGGGGATTTGGATCTCTACGTCTGCAATAGTGAGCAACCCAATGCGTTATTCATCAATGATGGGGCCGGTCATTTCGAGGATCGGGCGAGAGAAGCCGGTCTCGACTTTCAAGGTGCCAGCGTGATGGCAGCTTTTGCGGATTACGATCGCGATGGTGATTTAGATGTTTATTTGGTGACCAATCGCGTTGAACCGACCGAACCGCCGGCGGCTCCTCAAATACGTCCGGACGGAAGTTATTTCATTCCTGAGGGGGATCGTGAGTTTGTTGACGTGATTGTCGATTCCGAAGGTGGGCGGCGAATCGTCAAGGCAGCGCAATACGATCACCTCTATCGAAACGAAGGGGATGGAACGTTTACCGATGTGAGTCGCGATGCGGGACTCGTGGGCCCCTATTGGGGATTGTCCGCTAATTGGTGGGATTTCAACCAGGACGGTCACCTGGATCTTTATGTGTCGAATGATTTTTACAGTCCGGACCAACTCTATCAAAACAATGGTGATGGCACGTTCACCGATGTGGCTCCAAAGGCTTTACCACACACGCCCTGGTATTCAATGGGGTCGGATGTGGCCGATATCAACAATGATGGATGGTTTGATCTGATGGGATCTGATATGTCGGGGACCAGTCATTACAAGCAGAAGGCCTCGATGGGGGACATGTCAACCACAAGTTGGTTTTTGACTCATCCAACTCCCCGACAGTACATGCGAAACGCGCTCTATTTAAACACAGGTACTGATCGTTTCATGGAAATCGCCCAATTGGCTGGTGTCGCAAATACGGATTGGACCTGGTCTCTTAAGTTCGCCGACCTGGACGAAGACGGCTGGGTCGATCTATTTGTCACGAATGGAATGAACAGGGATTGGACCAACAGTGATTTGCGTAATCTTTCTAATCAAGCCAAAACCGAGGCGGAAAAAATTCAAGTCTGGCTTGATTCGCCCCAAAGACGAGATCCGAATTTGGCCTTTCGGAATACGGGGGATCTGCGGTTCGAAGATATGAAAGGGCAGTGGGGTCTGGGCGAGGCACGAGTCAGCTACGGCGCCGCCTTAGGCGATCTGGATTGCGACGGCGATCTCGATGTGATTGTTAACAATGCCGAGGAAGCTCCGGCGGTCTATCGAAATCAAACATCCGATAGCCACCGAATTACCTTGCGGTTACAGGGCGAAACGGATAACCGATTTGGATTGGGTGCCACCGTAGGTATTAAGACGTCCGATGGGATGCAATGGCGCCAGCTCTCCAATTGCCAGGGCTTTATGGCTTCCAATCAACCGCTGGTCCATTTTGGTGTTGGCGAATGCGAACGCGTGGAAGAACTCGAAGTGATTTGGCCAAACGGGCACCGTCAAATCTACGGTGATTTGCCGGTCGACCAATTTTACATCGTCACGGAAACCTCAACAAAATCTTTGGGTAGAAAGCCTTCGGTGTCCAAGCAGGAGGCACTGTTTCAATCGGTTCCGTTACTTGCCCACGTCCAGCACGAAGAGACGCCATTCAATGATTATGCTCGACAGCCGCTGCTGCCGAATCAACTCTCTCAGTTGGGCCCGGGGATGGCGTGGGCGGATGTCGATGCGGACGGAGATGATGATCTTTTCGTCGCAGGAGCGTCGGGGCAAGCCGGTCGACTCTTGATCAATGATGGGCAGGGAGGTTTCCTGGAAAAATCGGCGGGGCCCTGGAGTAAAGAAGCATCGGTCGAGGATATGGCCCCCCTCTTTTTCGATTCTGATGGTGACAACGATTTGGACCTCTACATCGTCAGCGGCGGAGTTGAATGCGAGCCCGGTGACGAAATCTTGCATGACCGACTCTATCTAAATGATGGTCAAGGAGGATTTGAACGAGCGCCCCGAGAGACGCTGCCTGCTATGAAGACCAGCGGTAGCGTTGTAGCTGCTGCGGATTTCGATCGTGATGGAGATCTGGATTTGTTTGTGGGTGGGCGCGTGGTCCCAGGAAAGTATCCGCTTTCGCCTCGAAGCTATTTGCTGCAAAACAATGGGGGGAAATTTCTTGATGTGACTGCCGATTTAGCACCGGGTTTGGTGCGCCCTGGCCTCGTTACGAGTGCCCTGTGGTCAGACAGTGACGGCGATCAATGGATCGATTTGATTGTCACCACCGAGTGGGGGCCCGTTATGCGATTTGGCAATCAGAAAGGACGACTCGAGCAAACGCAGCGTGCGTTCCAGGGCACGTCTGGCTGGTTCAATAGTGTGATCCCCCATGACTTCGACAATGATGGGGATCTCGATTACGCGGTGGGGAATCAAGGCTGGAATACAAAATATCATGCCAGTGCCGAACAGCCTGCCTTGTTGTATTACGGTGATTTTGAACAATCGGGACAATTTCATTTGGTCGAAGCTGAATTCGAAGATGAAACGCTCTTTCCGGTCCGAGGGAAGAGTTGCTCAACCAATGCAATGCCGTTTTTAGGTGATAAATTTACTCGATTTCATGACTTTGCCATCGCTTCACTTGACGAAATCTATACGGAATCGAAACTGACGTCGGCACATCGATACGAAGCCACGTTACTGAGCAGTGGGGTGTGGTTGAATCAAGGAAATGACAATTTTGAATTTGTTCCGCTGCCCGTCATGGCCCAGGTAGCGCCAATTTTTGGACTTTCTGTTTGTGACGCGAATGGCGACGCCTTCGCAGATCTTGTTGTGGCACAAAACTTTTTTGGACCACAGGCTGAGACGGGACGTGCGGATGGAGGAGTGAGCTTGCTTCTGATCGGTCAAGGTAATGGACGGTTTGTCCCACTGCCTGCCCATCAAAGTGGTATTGTAGTGCCTGGAGATGCGACTTCGTTATGTCGCGTGGATATGAATGGTGATGCTTGCCCAGAATTATGTATTGCGACCAATGATGGACCCGTTTATGTCTTTCATCGCGTTGCACCAGAACAACAGAAGTGGACTGCTGTGCGGCTGCTTGGTTCGGCAGGTAATCCGAGGGCGATTGGGGCCAAGGTGATCGCACACTATAGCCAAGGCCCAGTTGTTACCAATGAACTTTCCGCTGGTGGTGGCTACCTTTCTCAATCACCGCCCACGCTGTTTTTTACCTCTGACTCCCAACGTCGTTTGGAGCAGATTGTGGTACGTTGGCCAGATGGAACGACGACCACCACACCGATGACCGAATCGGACCGTTCGATCAAAATCGAACAAAATCAAAGTTCACAGACGAATTCTGATGCCGCCAGCGAATAA
- a CDS encoding CRTAC1 family protein, translated as MMICAHCKLWLRGELIRLCLIMIVLCAGCKPGDDGRETDNNQINPVEASVEEIHLEEFKLIAEQIADSENAYLGTGQVPRLQAALQQSEVPHQDRVNLLLQLCWNQLRLGSIDDAADSIRTAFEQVKKHQGKLSPSMIKLQALVYLREAEYRNCVEKHNRECCLFPLAEGGIHSEPSPMLHARETLLKLLAMTPRDLEAAWLLNVSAMATNEYPNAIPEQYRLPAERMQSEYQIGRFVDVAGKLGVDTFNLCGGAITEDFNGDGVLDVMTSTYDPAGSLTYYESDGRSGYRDVSQRSQVNKQLGGLNCLAADFDNDGDMDVLVLRGAWLGDQGQMRNSLLANDGKGNFRDVTAIAGLSEVAYPTQAATWLDMDNDGDLDLYVGNESRVEIENGAGDFPSQLFRNNGDGTFLDIASQAGVCNDRYCKGVASADYDNDGDVDLYVSNRGVNRLYRNNADGTFTDVAEQALVSDPRQQSFACWFFDYDNDQWLDLFVAAYQSTNADVAADYWGLPHRGVSPCLYRNLRDGTFEDVTKAVGLDHAYLPMGANFGDLDNDGFLDIYLTTGRPDFAALMPNVMLRNDGGKRFQDVSIAGGFGHLQKGHGVAFADLDNDGDQDIYHQLGGFYPGDRFHNALFLNPGNEHHFLTVYLRGRKSNSRGVGARISVYTDGPGGKHCFHRAVGAVSSFGGSPIRQEIGLGHADRVAQVRIQWPGSPGEQIIEGLPIDSTVEITEGLEGFRLRPLPELKFPATN; from the coding sequence ATGATGATTTGTGCTCACTGCAAACTTTGGTTGAGAGGTGAATTGATCCGCCTGTGCCTGATCATGATTGTGTTATGCGCCGGTTGCAAACCGGGCGATGACGGGCGAGAAACAGATAACAATCAAATCAATCCCGTCGAGGCAAGCGTCGAGGAAATACATCTAGAAGAGTTCAAGTTGATCGCAGAGCAGATAGCGGACTCAGAAAATGCCTATCTTGGAACTGGCCAGGTTCCTCGTCTTCAAGCTGCGTTGCAACAATCTGAGGTGCCGCATCAGGATCGGGTCAATTTATTGCTTCAGCTTTGCTGGAATCAATTGCGACTTGGATCGATCGACGACGCGGCGGACAGCATTCGCACCGCCTTCGAGCAGGTCAAAAAACACCAAGGCAAGTTGTCACCTTCCATGATTAAGTTACAAGCCTTGGTGTATTTGCGTGAGGCGGAATATCGAAATTGTGTCGAAAAACATAATCGAGAATGCTGTCTGTTTCCGTTGGCAGAGGGTGGAATTCACTCGGAACCCTCACCGATGCTCCATGCAAGAGAAACACTGCTTAAACTCTTGGCGATGACGCCTCGTGACTTGGAGGCAGCCTGGCTGTTGAATGTCTCCGCGATGGCGACGAACGAATACCCGAATGCGATTCCTGAACAGTACCGCCTACCCGCTGAGAGAATGCAATCCGAATATCAGATTGGACGCTTTGTCGACGTCGCCGGGAAGTTGGGGGTCGACACCTTTAATCTTTGCGGTGGAGCAATTACCGAAGATTTTAATGGCGATGGTGTGTTAGATGTCATGACATCGACTTATGACCCGGCTGGCAGTTTGACCTATTACGAAAGCGACGGTCGATCCGGCTATCGTGACGTGAGTCAACGATCGCAGGTGAACAAGCAGTTGGGGGGATTGAATTGTCTTGCCGCGGACTTCGACAACGATGGTGACATGGATGTGTTAGTGCTTCGCGGTGCATGGCTTGGTGATCAAGGGCAGATGAGGAACTCGTTGCTCGCGAATGACGGCAAAGGAAACTTTCGGGATGTTACGGCAATCGCCGGTCTGTCGGAAGTGGCTTATCCGACTCAGGCGGCGACTTGGCTCGATATGGACAACGACGGTGATTTGGATCTGTATGTGGGCAACGAATCACGTGTCGAAATCGAAAATGGTGCAGGTGATTTTCCATCTCAGCTATTTCGAAACAACGGCGATGGGACGTTTCTCGATATTGCATCCCAAGCAGGGGTCTGCAATGACCGTTATTGCAAAGGTGTTGCCTCGGCGGATTACGACAATGATGGTGACGTCGACCTGTATGTTTCGAATCGCGGCGTGAATCGACTTTATCGCAATAATGCTGACGGAACATTTACGGACGTCGCGGAACAAGCTTTGGTCAGTGATCCGCGCCAACAGAGTTTTGCTTGCTGGTTCTTTGACTATGACAATGATCAGTGGCTCGATCTGTTTGTCGCTGCTTACCAATCGACCAATGCGGATGTTGCCGCCGACTACTGGGGATTGCCTCATCGGGGCGTATCGCCTTGCTTGTATCGAAATTTACGAGATGGAACCTTTGAGGATGTGACCAAGGCGGTTGGTTTGGATCATGCCTATTTGCCAATGGGGGCGAATTTCGGTGACCTCGACAATGACGGGTTTCTTGATATTTATTTGACCACCGGGCGACCTGATTTCGCCGCATTGATGCCGAATGTCATGTTGCGAAATGACGGCGGGAAACGTTTTCAAGACGTCTCAATTGCTGGCGGTTTCGGCCATTTACAGAAGGGCCATGGCGTTGCCTTTGCCGATCTCGACAATGATGGAGATCAAGATATCTATCATCAATTAGGCGGCTTCTATCCAGGGGATCGTTTTCATAATGCACTGTTTCTCAATCCAGGAAACGAACACCACTTTTTGACGGTTTATCTGCGCGGTCGAAAAAGCAATTCTCGTGGCGTGGGAGCTCGTATCAGCGTTTATACGGATGGCCCGGGTGGCAAGCATTGTTTTCACCGTGCGGTTGGGGCGGTGAGTAGCTTCGGCGGATCGCCGATTCGGCAAGAAATTGGGTTGGGACACGCAGATCGAGTGGCTCAAGTGCGAATTCAATGGCCGGGTAGTCCCGGGGAGCAGATAATCGAAGGTCTACCAATCGATTCAACAGTAGAAATTACCGAAGGTCTCGAGGGCTTTCGCTTGAGACCGTTACCTGAGTTGAAGTTTCCCGCAACAAATTAG
- a CDS encoding ASPIC/UnbV domain-containing protein, with protein MAQSPEEHASTSEIIRYDLGWNAINALLRSGRSLSGHERNCCFLNTGGVRFANVSAATGLDFMDDGRVLSLADWDYDGDVDLWIANRSGPQVRYVRNELEGEQHYVAVKLEGVNCNRDAIGARVVVIDDLGNKQLQTLRAGEGYLSQSTKWMHFGLGVARQIEKLIVFWPNGQRQAFVNLEPDRFYQVVEGQESVDVWQVPQEFRELKPAEFSAPPISDKARIVLLNPIPLPSWEAKSLQGEPVPLTSPGERPRLVNLWASWCQPCLSELTEWKRQADRLSDAGVEVITINVDQENHAVNGPQSKVVSLLTEMDLPFRNGWGTERLATQFDVVQRSLLSRQRPLPMPSSFLIDQQGRLRVVYKGPVSVDTILSDSELLDSTRQQVLAAAIPFPGRWLLRPSGSTPLNIALKLVDGDRSDEAQKYIQELVRHRQEQPEYLSAGLLNLLGAISLDKREFRQAAEAFTLALELEPENRQAHIELGGVLLGFNKGQAAAPHFEVALGTNPKDPELRYKLGLARLQMGDLSKAEQDMRQVLTLREDALAHWQLGAINLALGKIENSIRAYEEAIAIRPELMRSANDLAWLLATMDDDELRNGQRAVQIAEHVCQQSDDPTANELDTLAAAYAEVGQFIKAVEFASQAVQLAGQSGGPALVKPIEDRLRLYRQKKAYRNSFN; from the coding sequence GTGGCGCAGTCTCCAGAAGAGCATGCTTCCACGTCCGAGATTATTCGTTACGACTTGGGGTGGAATGCGATCAATGCGTTGCTCCGATCAGGACGTTCGCTAAGTGGGCATGAAAGAAACTGTTGCTTTCTAAACACGGGTGGAGTCAGGTTCGCGAATGTATCAGCGGCAACCGGACTCGATTTCATGGATGATGGTCGCGTGTTATCCCTGGCTGACTGGGACTATGACGGGGATGTTGATCTGTGGATCGCAAATCGTTCCGGCCCCCAGGTGCGTTATGTGCGGAACGAATTGGAAGGTGAACAGCATTATGTCGCCGTTAAGTTGGAGGGAGTCAATTGTAATCGCGATGCCATTGGCGCGCGGGTGGTTGTCATTGATGACTTGGGCAATAAACAATTGCAAACTCTGCGGGCTGGAGAGGGTTACTTGTCGCAATCCACAAAATGGATGCATTTTGGGTTGGGTGTCGCTCGTCAAATTGAAAAGCTAATCGTCTTTTGGCCTAATGGTCAGCGACAGGCTTTCGTCAACCTGGAACCGGATCGATTTTATCAAGTGGTGGAAGGACAGGAGTCCGTCGATGTCTGGCAGGTTCCGCAGGAGTTTCGTGAGTTAAAGCCCGCCGAATTCTCTGCGCCGCCGATCAGCGATAAGGCGCGTATCGTACTGCTGAATCCGATTCCGTTGCCAAGTTGGGAGGCGAAATCTTTGCAAGGTGAACCAGTCCCACTGACATCTCCCGGGGAGCGACCGCGACTTGTCAATTTGTGGGCCAGTTGGTGCCAACCTTGTTTGTCCGAACTAACCGAATGGAAGCGGCAAGCTGATCGTTTGAGTGACGCGGGCGTGGAGGTGATTACAATCAATGTGGATCAGGAAAACCACGCGGTAAACGGACCTCAGTCAAAAGTTGTTTCCTTGTTGACCGAAATGGATCTGCCGTTTCGAAACGGATGGGGTACGGAGCGGTTGGCAACGCAATTTGATGTTGTGCAGAGATCGTTGTTGAGTCGGCAGCGGCCTTTGCCAATGCCAAGTAGCTTTCTGATCGATCAACAAGGTCGTTTACGAGTGGTGTACAAGGGGCCGGTATCCGTCGATACGATCTTGTCCGATTCCGAGTTGCTTGACTCAACCAGGCAGCAGGTGCTCGCTGCAGCGATCCCCTTTCCTGGCCGTTGGTTACTGAGGCCATCTGGTTCTACACCGCTTAATATTGCGTTGAAACTGGTGGACGGCGATCGATCGGATGAGGCGCAGAAATACATCCAGGAATTAGTCCGTCATCGGCAGGAACAGCCCGAATATTTGTCTGCTGGATTACTCAACCTCCTCGGTGCAATTTCTCTGGATAAACGGGAGTTTCGTCAAGCGGCTGAGGCGTTTACGCTGGCCCTGGAACTTGAACCGGAAAATCGGCAAGCCCACATCGAATTAGGGGGAGTCCTGCTTGGTTTCAATAAGGGACAAGCTGCCGCACCCCATTTTGAGGTTGCTTTGGGAACGAATCCCAAAGATCCTGAATTGCGGTATAAGCTTGGCCTGGCACGCTTGCAAATGGGTGACTTGAGTAAAGCCGAGCAGGACATGCGACAAGTCCTTACATTGCGTGAGGATGCCCTCGCCCATTGGCAGTTGGGCGCGATTAATCTGGCCTTGGGTAAGATTGAAAATTCCATCAGGGCTTATGAAGAAGCGATCGCAATCCGACCCGAGCTAATGCGATCGGCCAACGATCTCGCATGGCTGCTCGCAACGATGGACGACGATGAATTGCGAAATGGTCAACGAGCCGTGCAAATCGCGGAACATGTATGTCAGCAATCGGATGATCCGACTGCGAATGAATTGGATACTCTGGCAGCAGCTTACGCGGAGGTCGGTCAGTTTATTAAGGCGGTTGAATTTGCGAGCCAAGCCGTACAATTGGCCGGGCAAAGCGGCGGCCCCGCACTTGTGAAACCCATTGAAGACCGCCTGCGGTTATATCGACAGAAAAAGGCGTATCGAAACTCGTTTAACTGA